A DNA window from Micromonospora inyonensis contains the following coding sequences:
- a CDS encoding ABC transporter substrate-binding protein, translated as MRSPTPRTARRRILALTIASTMALVVAACGSPDSDPASSTGDTRTVEHARGKTDVPAAPTRVVVLEPVQLDTAIALEITPVGAAVLNEATGVPKYLGDKAAGITTVGTVQEPNVQKIAALKPDLIIATESRHSALYDQLTDVAPTVFMASQTAPWQDNVRFTATTLGGADSADKLLTGYQQRCAEIAKKFDTAGKTAQLIRPRDGVLTLYGPTSFAGSTLNCVGFTTPQRDWENSISVDISPERVLEAKADHVFVTTVDVNDRSTIPASVSANAAAFPRLHLVDQSFWITGVGTVGGQVVLDDLERILAASS; from the coding sequence GTGCGCTCACCAACCCCTCGAACAGCCCGCCGACGCATCCTCGCCCTCACCATCGCCTCGACGATGGCGCTCGTCGTGGCCGCCTGCGGCTCCCCCGACTCCGACCCGGCGAGCAGCACCGGCGACACCAGAACCGTCGAGCACGCGAGGGGCAAGACCGACGTACCGGCCGCGCCGACCCGGGTCGTCGTCCTCGAACCGGTGCAGCTCGACACCGCCATCGCCCTGGAGATCACCCCGGTCGGCGCAGCCGTACTCAACGAGGCCACCGGCGTGCCCAAGTACCTCGGGGACAAGGCCGCCGGCATCACCACGGTCGGAACCGTCCAGGAACCCAACGTGCAGAAGATCGCGGCCCTCAAGCCCGACCTGATCATCGCCACCGAGTCCCGGCACTCCGCCCTCTACGACCAGCTCACCGACGTCGCCCCGACCGTCTTCATGGCCTCGCAGACGGCCCCGTGGCAGGACAACGTCCGCTTCACCGCGACCACGCTCGGCGGTGCGGACTCCGCCGACAAGCTCCTCACCGGCTACCAGCAGCGGTGCGCGGAGATCGCCAAGAAGTTCGACACCGCCGGCAAGACCGCACAACTCATCCGCCCCCGTGACGGCGTCCTCACGCTGTACGGACCCACCTCCTTCGCGGGCAGCACGCTGAACTGCGTCGGCTTCACCACCCCGCAGCGCGACTGGGAGAACTCCATCTCGGTCGACATCTCCCCCGAGCGGGTGCTGGAGGCCAAGGCCGACCACGTCTTCGTCACCACCGTCGACGTGAACGACCGCAGCACCATCCCGGCCTCGGTCAGCGCCAACGCCGCCGCCTTCCCCCGCCTGCACCTGGTCGACCAGTCCTTCTGGATCACCGGGGTCGGTACGGTCGGCGGGCAGGTCGTCCTCGACGACCTCGAACGCATCCTCGCCGCGTCGAGTTGA
- a CDS encoding TetR/AcrR family transcriptional regulator C-terminal domain-containing protein gives MGESIAAALSQAPGVRGVDDLQRAVDALDAFIVGALRREITERRTARSTGTDVSAWQAALGPYLTRMLETGRYPTVARLVVDGAHLDAGETFHHNLTTVLDGITSRPRR, from the coding sequence GTGGGCGAGTCGATCGCGGCGGCGCTCAGCCAGGCCCCCGGCGTGCGCGGTGTCGACGACCTCCAGCGGGCCGTGGATGCCCTCGACGCGTTCATCGTCGGAGCGCTCCGCAGGGAGATCACCGAGCGACGCACCGCCCGTTCGACCGGCACCGACGTGTCCGCCTGGCAGGCCGCCCTCGGGCCCTACCTGACACGCATGCTCGAAACAGGCCGTTACCCGACCGTCGCCCGGCTCGTGGTGGACGGCGCCCACCTCGACGCCGGGGAGACCTTCCACCACAACCTGACCACCGTCCTGGACGGCATCACCAGCCGCCCCCGCAGGTGA
- a CDS encoding RidA family protein gives MIREPALSDVAEYAYAATVEPPARLVFTAGSCPLDAEGRTVAPGDPVGQARQVMANLETALAAAGALLTDVVKTTVYVASPRRADLVAVWEVVRDAFGDHEPPSTLLGVAVLGYDDQLVEVEAVAAVRDGR, from the coding sequence CTGATTCGCGAGCCCGCCCTGTCCGACGTCGCCGAGTACGCGTACGCGGCCACGGTCGAGCCGCCGGCGCGGCTCGTCTTCACCGCCGGCTCCTGCCCGCTGGACGCGGAGGGGCGGACCGTCGCGCCGGGCGACCCGGTTGGCCAGGCCCGGCAGGTGATGGCCAACCTGGAGACCGCCCTCGCGGCGGCTGGCGCCCTGCTCACCGACGTCGTCAAGACCACCGTCTACGTGGCGTCGCCCCGCCGGGCCGACCTGGTGGCCGTCTGGGAGGTCGTCCGGGACGCGTTCGGCGACCACGAGCCGCCCAGCACGCTGCTCGGGGTGGCCGTGCTCGGGTACGACGACCAGCTCGTCGAAGTCGAGGCCGTCGCCGCCGTCCGCGACGGGCGCTGA
- a CDS encoding FecCD family ABC transporter permease, giving the protein MSAGIRPPRRTRGRRRLVLGTDRAHVSIGVREAAVCATGALLVTALAVVGLWVGDFPLRLDEVLGVLGGRIGGLTRTVVLEWRLPRVAAAITFGAALGVAGAIFQTITRNSLASPDIIGLANGSFSGMLIALLLLGGGWHLLMLGSLAGGLLAALAIYLLAYRDGLSGFRLIVVGVGVSSMLAATNTWLLLRADLETALFAAAWGAGSLNTATAEVVWPAAGVILALLLITPLWSAALAQLELGDDLAAASGVAVDRDRVALVLVAVVLVSAVTTVAGPISFVALSAPQIAHRLVRAPGLPLAATAVVGALLLLGSDLVAQHVIPLTVPVGVVTVTLGGAYLLWLLVHEIRRTGWSTS; this is encoded by the coding sequence GTGAGCGCCGGGATCCGGCCACCCCGCCGCACCAGGGGACGCCGCCGACTGGTGCTCGGCACCGACCGCGCACACGTGTCCATCGGCGTACGCGAGGCCGCCGTCTGCGCCACCGGGGCACTCCTCGTCACGGCGCTGGCGGTGGTCGGCCTCTGGGTGGGTGACTTCCCGCTCCGCCTCGACGAGGTCCTCGGCGTGCTCGGCGGCCGGATCGGCGGGCTGACCCGCACCGTCGTACTGGAATGGCGGCTGCCCCGCGTCGCCGCCGCCATCACCTTCGGCGCGGCGCTCGGCGTCGCCGGTGCGATCTTCCAGACCATCACCCGCAATTCGCTGGCCAGTCCGGACATCATCGGCCTGGCCAACGGATCGTTCTCCGGAATGTTGATCGCCCTGCTGCTGCTCGGCGGCGGCTGGCACCTGCTGATGCTCGGCTCGCTCGCCGGTGGCCTGCTGGCCGCCCTGGCGATCTACCTGCTCGCGTACCGGGACGGGCTCTCCGGGTTCCGGCTCATCGTCGTGGGTGTCGGGGTCTCCTCGATGCTCGCCGCCACCAACACCTGGCTGCTGCTCCGCGCCGACCTGGAGACGGCACTCTTCGCCGCCGCCTGGGGTGCCGGCTCCCTCAACACCGCCACCGCCGAGGTGGTCTGGCCCGCCGCCGGCGTCATCCTGGCGCTGCTGCTGATCACCCCCCTGTGGTCGGCGGCCCTGGCCCAGCTGGAACTGGGCGACGACCTCGCCGCCGCCAGCGGAGTCGCGGTCGACCGGGACCGCGTCGCCCTCGTGCTGGTGGCGGTCGTTCTGGTCAGCGCCGTCACCACGGTGGCCGGTCCGATCTCCTTCGTGGCCCTGTCCGCCCCGCAGATCGCCCACCGGCTCGTCCGGGCACCGGGACTGCCGCTCGCCGCCACCGCCGTGGTGGGGGCGTTGCTGCTGCTCGGCTCCGACCTGGTTGCCCAGCACGTGATCCCGCTGACCGTGCCGGTGGGGGTGGTGACGGTCACCCTCGGCGGCGCGTACCTGCTCTGGCTGCTCGTCCACGAGATCAGGAGGACCGGATGGTCGACCAGCTGA
- a CDS encoding tautomerase family protein, whose protein sequence is MVSVVGMTDLPLDKVDLPTFVDDIGRAAQTAFELPPHMRSVYLVPLPPENCTVKDGYEITFFLYTAPGKSVELKRRIVKALNDVVQANDWGDTAKVVVIIKEHAAENVGVGGVLRLDVT, encoded by the coding sequence ATGGTCAGCGTCGTCGGCATGACCGATCTCCCGCTCGACAAGGTCGACCTCCCCACGTTCGTCGACGACATCGGGCGTGCGGCGCAGACAGCCTTCGAGTTGCCCCCGCACATGCGCAGCGTCTACCTCGTGCCGCTGCCACCCGAGAACTGCACCGTGAAGGACGGCTACGAGATCACGTTCTTCCTGTACACGGCACCCGGCAAGAGCGTTGAGCTCAAGCGCCGGATAGTGAAGGCGCTCAACGACGTCGTCCAGGCCAACGACTGGGGCGACACCGCCAAGGTGGTCGTCATCATCAAGGAGCATGCCGCCGAGAACGTCGGAGTCGGCGGAGTTCTTCGCCTCGACGTGACCTGA
- a CDS encoding siderophore-interacting protein produces MSAFRNSPNILFETTVTATRRLSPGFVRVTLGDGRLRDLAPYQLDQRIKIMLPVTGDYPAGLRAGLPEQGWRHEWRSVPDRERPWLRSYTAYRTRPAAGELDLDFYLHQPHGPASCWAVAARPGDRLLLSGPHIRAGQPGYGVQWAPGPATRVLIAADETAYPAVRGILPSLAPGVRATILLEAGAAADAATLDDVTAGHSVEVRLRGAARGGTVLTAMVGDWLAEHGPAAAGAGSRFYAWIATESSKIAHVRRLFTEAHISPEQVHTQGYWHDRPVRDEAVNEGTLT; encoded by the coding sequence ATGTCTGCCTTCCGAAACTCGCCCAACATCCTGTTCGAGACAACCGTGACGGCGACCCGGCGCCTGTCGCCCGGGTTCGTCCGCGTCACGCTCGGCGACGGACGACTGCGGGATCTGGCCCCGTACCAGCTCGACCAGCGCATCAAGATCATGCTGCCGGTCACCGGCGACTACCCGGCCGGGCTGCGGGCGGGGCTGCCCGAGCAGGGGTGGCGGCACGAGTGGCGGTCCGTCCCCGACCGCGAGCGTCCATGGCTTCGCAGCTACACCGCGTACCGGACCCGGCCGGCGGCGGGCGAGTTGGACCTGGACTTCTACCTGCACCAGCCGCACGGTCCGGCGAGCTGCTGGGCGGTGGCGGCCCGACCGGGCGACCGACTGCTCCTGTCGGGTCCGCACATCCGGGCCGGCCAGCCCGGGTACGGCGTGCAGTGGGCTCCGGGGCCGGCGACGCGGGTGCTGATCGCGGCGGACGAGACGGCGTACCCGGCGGTGCGGGGCATCCTGCCCAGCCTCGCGCCAGGGGTACGGGCGACAATTCTCCTGGAGGCTGGTGCCGCGGCGGACGCCGCCACCCTCGACGACGTGACCGCCGGCCACTCGGTCGAGGTCCGGTTGCGGGGCGCGGCCCGGGGCGGGACGGTACTGACCGCCATGGTCGGCGACTGGCTGGCCGAACACGGTCCTGCGGCGGCCGGGGCGGGGTCTCGCTTCTACGCCTGGATAGCTACGGAGAGTAGCAAGATTGCGCATGTGCGTCGACTTTTCACTGAGGCGCACATCAGCCCGGAACAGGTCCACACCCAGGGATATTGGCATGATCGCCCAGTCCGGGACGAGGCAGTGAATGAGGGTACGCTAACCTAA
- a CDS encoding FecCD family ABC transporter permease, with protein MTTTASARAAPPTTGRAARRRTTWRWLTGVVAVLLGSLVLSVFVGANPVPPSDVWAALRGAGTETAQYVVWGQRLPRTLAGLLVGAALGVAGALMQAFTRNALAEPGILGVNAGAAAFVAVGIAFFGVTSPAAYMWLALLGALLVAIAVYAVGGAADLRATPTRLLVTGVAAGAVLAGLTTGVTLTHPDTFDRMRGWNAGSLLERDIAVVLPVLPLIAAGLVAALLTARSLNALALGPDLAAAQGVSLVRTRLLVLGAVTLLAGGASAVAGPISFVGLVVPHLVRWGVGTDQRRILAGSLLAGGVLVLLADILGRIAVLPSEMPVGIVTAFVGAPVLIALARRRRATAL; from the coding sequence TTGACCACCACCGCATCCGCGCGCGCGGCACCGCCGACCACCGGCCGTGCCGCGCGCCGTCGTACCACCTGGCGCTGGCTGACCGGGGTGGTCGCCGTACTCCTGGGGTCGCTGGTGTTGTCGGTCTTCGTCGGCGCGAACCCGGTGCCCCCGTCGGACGTGTGGGCGGCGCTGCGGGGCGCGGGCACCGAGACCGCGCAGTACGTGGTCTGGGGACAGCGCCTGCCGCGCACCCTGGCCGGACTGCTGGTCGGCGCCGCGCTCGGGGTCGCGGGCGCCCTGATGCAGGCGTTCACCCGCAACGCGCTCGCCGAACCGGGCATCCTCGGCGTCAACGCCGGCGCCGCCGCGTTCGTCGCCGTGGGCATCGCCTTCTTCGGGGTCACCTCGCCGGCCGCCTACATGTGGCTCGCCCTGCTCGGCGCGCTCCTGGTCGCCATCGCCGTGTACGCCGTCGGCGGTGCCGCCGACCTGCGGGCCACCCCGACCCGGCTGCTGGTGACCGGGGTGGCGGCGGGCGCGGTGCTGGCCGGACTGACCACCGGAGTCACCCTCACCCACCCCGACACCTTCGACCGGATGCGTGGCTGGAACGCCGGTAGCCTGCTCGAACGCGACATCGCCGTGGTGCTCCCGGTGCTGCCGCTGATCGCGGCCGGGCTGGTCGCGGCGCTGCTCACCGCGCGCAGCCTGAACGCACTCGCGCTCGGCCCGGACCTGGCGGCCGCGCAGGGAGTCAGCCTCGTCCGCACCCGGCTGCTCGTGCTGGGCGCGGTGACCCTGCTCGCCGGTGGGGCGAGCGCCGTCGCCGGCCCCATCTCGTTCGTCGGGCTCGTGGTGCCGCACCTGGTGCGCTGGGGCGTCGGCACCGACCAGCGCCGGATCCTCGCCGGATCCCTGCTGGCCGGCGGGGTCCTGGTGCTGCTGGCCGACATACTCGGCCGGATCGCCGTCCTGCCCAGCGAGATGCCGGTCGGCATCGTCACCGCGTTCGTGGGCGCACCGGTCCTGATCGCGCTGGCCCGACGCCGACGGGCGACGGCGCTGTGA
- a CDS encoding trypsin-like serine protease translates to MRRVLGKAFRVGVVALVGAMMGGGLTAVPSHASDVGPMVVGGTRAAQGEFPWMVRLSMGCGGAMYTQSLVLTAAHCVGATGPTTSITATWGVVDLQDSTRVTRTSNYVYRAPGYNGDGKDWALIRLSSPIDSPLLPIATDTSLHSGTFTVAGWGATSEGGAQSRYLMKADVPFVSDSTCAGAGGSYSGLIHDEEICAGFMSTGGVDTCQGDSGGPMFKRNTAGQWVQVGITSWGIGCARPNAPGVYTEVRYFANDIRAAAQSLGGAPGGLAVNSPGNQNSTVGTAVTLGNSATGGTAPYTWSAAGLPAGLVISSSTGQITGTPTTAATYTTTVTARDSAGQTGSTSFTWTVNPVGGCPAATNGTNVSIPDNTTVYSNISIGCTGTGSSSSKVEVHIVHTYIGDLVVSLIAPDGSAYVLHNRAGGSADNINQIYTVNVSSEARSGTWRLRVQDAATADTGYVDSWTLTL, encoded by the coding sequence TTGAGACGAGTACTGGGCAAGGCGTTCCGTGTCGGCGTCGTGGCGCTGGTCGGGGCGATGATGGGCGGTGGCCTCACGGCGGTGCCGAGCCACGCTTCTGACGTCGGTCCGATGGTCGTGGGTGGCACGCGGGCGGCGCAGGGCGAATTTCCGTGGATGGTCCGGCTGTCGATGGGCTGTGGCGGCGCCATGTACACCCAGAGCCTGGTGCTGACCGCGGCGCACTGCGTGGGGGCTACCGGCCCGACCACCTCCATCACGGCCACCTGGGGCGTGGTGGACCTGCAGGACTCGACCCGGGTGACCCGGACGTCCAACTACGTGTACCGGGCACCCGGGTACAACGGCGACGGCAAGGACTGGGCGCTGATCCGCCTGTCGAGCCCGATCGACAGTCCGTTGCTGCCGATCGCCACGGACACCTCGCTGCACAGTGGCACCTTCACCGTCGCGGGCTGGGGCGCCACCAGTGAGGGTGGCGCCCAGTCGCGGTACCTGATGAAGGCCGACGTTCCGTTCGTGAGCGATTCGACCTGTGCCGGCGCCGGCGGCAGCTACTCCGGTCTGATCCACGACGAGGAGATCTGTGCCGGCTTCATGAGCACGGGCGGGGTGGACACCTGCCAGGGTGACTCCGGTGGTCCGATGTTCAAGCGCAACACCGCCGGCCAGTGGGTCCAGGTCGGGATCACCAGTTGGGGCATCGGCTGCGCCCGTCCCAACGCGCCCGGTGTCTACACCGAGGTGCGCTACTTCGCCAACGACATCAGGGCGGCGGCGCAGTCCCTCGGCGGCGCGCCAGGTGGGCTCGCGGTGAACAGCCCCGGCAACCAGAACAGCACGGTCGGCACGGCGGTGACCCTGGGCAACAGCGCGACGGGTGGCACCGCGCCGTACACCTGGTCGGCTGCCGGCCTCCCGGCCGGCCTGGTCATCAGCTCCTCGACCGGGCAGATCACCGGTACGCCGACCACCGCGGCGACCTACACCACGACAGTCACGGCGCGGGACAGCGCGGGTCAGACCGGCAGTACGTCGTTCACCTGGACGGTCAATCCGGTCGGAGGGTGCCCGGCTGCGACCAATGGCACCAATGTTTCGATTCCCGACAACACGACGGTGTACAGCAACATTTCGATTGGTTGTACGGGCACCGGGTCGAGCAGTTCGAAGGTCGAAGTGCACATCGTCCACACGTACATCGGTGATCTGGTCGTCAGCCTGATCGCCCCGGACGGCAGCGCCTACGTCCTGCACAACCGCGCTGGCGGCAGCGCCGACAACATCAACCAGATCTACACCGTCAACGTCTCCAGCGAGGCGCGAAGCGGCACCTGGCGCCTGCGGGTGCAGGACGCTGCCACGGCGGACACGGGCTACGTCGACAGTTGGACCCTGACTCTCTAG
- a CDS encoding amidohydrolase, translating into MSRSARVAGRAGAVLSRLWSGARLAPAVSVYHHLHAHPELSGQEHRTAEFVGARLVDLGIETFRCGGTGVVGILRNGEGPVVAYRADLDGLPIQEESGVAYASTDTGRLPDGSVSGVMHACGHDLHVTVALATAGVLVENRAAWAGTVVWIFQPAEETAVGAAAMVDDGLWEKAPRPEAVLAQHVTSLPSDRVRIGVGNVMNLGDSWRVRLRGRGAHGARPHESIDPIVLGAHLVTRLQTVVSRRVEPGSPVVLTVGTFHAGTKENVIPDEAILSLNIRTPDARARETVLSAVRRMIVAEASASGAPEPNIEEISRFPRCFNAPEQAGEVAAVLDAVFGPDNVARDLRATGSEDVGWLADAIGVPLVFWMFGAYRPGREPGDMPSNHTPYFAPEPEYAIPAGVRAALAALGTRLDLPS; encoded by the coding sequence GTGAGCCGGTCGGCGCGGGTGGCGGGTCGTGCGGGTGCCGTGCTGAGCCGGCTCTGGAGCGGGGCACGGCTGGCTCCGGCGGTGTCCGTGTATCACCACCTGCACGCCCATCCCGAGCTGTCCGGCCAGGAGCACCGGACCGCCGAGTTCGTCGGGGCGCGACTCGTCGACCTGGGGATCGAGACGTTCCGGTGCGGCGGTACGGGCGTCGTCGGCATCCTGCGCAACGGGGAAGGACCCGTCGTGGCATACCGCGCGGACCTCGACGGGCTCCCGATCCAGGAGGAGTCGGGCGTGGCCTACGCGAGCACCGACACGGGCCGGCTTCCGGACGGATCGGTGTCCGGGGTGATGCATGCCTGCGGCCACGACCTCCATGTGACGGTCGCGCTCGCGACCGCCGGCGTGCTGGTCGAGAACCGGGCAGCCTGGGCCGGCACCGTCGTGTGGATCTTCCAACCGGCGGAGGAGACGGCCGTGGGGGCGGCGGCCATGGTCGACGACGGGCTGTGGGAGAAGGCCCCGCGTCCCGAGGCGGTGCTGGCGCAGCACGTGACGTCCCTGCCGAGCGACCGGGTGCGGATCGGCGTCGGGAACGTCATGAACCTCGGCGACTCGTGGCGTGTGCGACTGCGCGGACGCGGCGCACACGGGGCCCGTCCGCACGAGTCCATCGACCCGATCGTGCTCGGTGCCCACCTCGTCACCCGCCTGCAGACCGTCGTCTCCCGGCGGGTGGAACCCGGGTCTCCGGTCGTGCTCACCGTCGGCACCTTCCATGCCGGTACCAAGGAGAACGTCATTCCGGACGAGGCGATCCTCTCGCTCAACATCCGCACGCCGGATGCACGGGCGCGGGAGACCGTACTCTCCGCCGTCCGGCGCATGATCGTCGCCGAGGCGAGCGCGAGCGGCGCGCCCGAGCCGAACATCGAGGAGATCAGCCGTTTCCCCCGGTGCTTCAACGCGCCGGAGCAGGCCGGGGAGGTGGCGGCGGTCCTCGATGCCGTCTTCGGGCCGGACAACGTCGCGCGCGATCTGCGGGCGACCGGCAGCGAGGACGTGGGTTGGCTCGCCGACGCGATCGGCGTGCCGCTCGTCTTCTGGATGTTCGGTGCCTACCGTCCCGGCCGGGAACCCGGCGACATGCCGTCGAACCACACGCCGTACTTCGCCCCGGAACCCGAGTACGCGATCCCCGCCGGGGTGCGCGCCGCGCTCGCCGCCCTCGGCACCCGTCTCGACCTCCCGTCCTAG
- a CDS encoding ABC transporter ATP-binding protein — MNARLRAERVTLRYDQRTVSEELSFAVPDGSFTVLIGPNACGKSTLLRALSGLLRPAVGRVLLDGSDLVALPAKERARRIALLPQTMTAPEGITVRELVGRGRYAHQRVLRRFSRADEEAVEAALASTGTTDLADRRADELSGGQRQRAWIAMVLAQETPLVLLDEPTTYLDVAHQIDVLNVLHRLVTQGRTVVAVLHDLNHAARYATHLVAMRDGRIVAQGHPASTVGAELVAEVFGMPNQVVPDPVTGAPLVVPADTREPAAG; from the coding sequence CTGAACGCCCGGCTCCGCGCCGAACGCGTCACCCTCCGCTACGACCAGCGGACCGTCAGCGAGGAGCTGTCCTTCGCGGTGCCGGACGGTTCGTTCACCGTGCTCATCGGGCCGAACGCATGCGGCAAGTCGACGCTCCTGCGGGCCCTCTCCGGGCTGCTCCGCCCCGCCGTGGGACGGGTCCTGCTCGACGGGTCGGACCTCGTCGCGCTGCCGGCGAAGGAACGCGCCCGCCGGATCGCGCTCCTACCGCAGACCATGACCGCACCCGAGGGGATCACCGTCCGGGAACTGGTCGGCCGGGGCCGCTATGCCCACCAGCGGGTGCTACGCCGCTTCTCCCGGGCCGACGAGGAGGCCGTCGAGGCGGCCCTGGCCTCGACCGGCACGACCGACCTGGCCGACCGCCGGGCCGACGAACTCTCCGGCGGGCAGCGACAGCGGGCCTGGATCGCCATGGTGCTGGCCCAGGAGACGCCCCTCGTCCTCCTCGACGAGCCCACCACCTACCTGGACGTGGCTCACCAGATCGACGTCCTCAACGTGCTGCACCGGCTCGTCACCCAGGGCCGCACCGTCGTGGCTGTGCTGCACGACCTCAACCACGCGGCCCGGTACGCCACCCACCTCGTGGCGATGCGCGACGGTCGGATCGTGGCCCAGGGCCATCCCGCCTCGACGGTGGGCGCCGAACTCGTCGCCGAGGTCTTCGGGATGCCGAACCAGGTCGTTCCCGACCCGGTCACCGGAGCGCCGCTGGTCGTACCGGCCGACACCAGGGAGCCGGCCGCCGGCTGA
- a CDS encoding aldo/keto reductase, translated as MKYRPIGRTSLKASVVTFGAMGIGGGFRYPDADDTVSVRAVRAALDRGVNVVDTAPVYGFGHSEEVVGEAIRGRRDDVIIATKCGLWWGDDEGSYRFTWDGHAVRRNLSPRTIRIEVEESLRRLGTDRIDIYYTHNPAMPPFLTPIEDTIATLVELRDEGKILTIGASNCPPEDVETYLAHDAIEIVQRRYSLLAREVRDDILPLCASTGLSLHAYSPLANGLLTGAFTRSAPPAREGSRRDDPLFGDRFGPAMDLVEGLTAVASSLGTTPGALAIAYLLASSDAVNVICGIRRESHLDDVVAGVELDIDASVTAALDELAEDFEATARETA; from the coding sequence ATGAAGTACCGCCCCATCGGCCGGACCTCGCTGAAGGCGTCCGTGGTCACCTTCGGCGCCATGGGCATCGGCGGCGGATTCCGCTACCCGGATGCCGACGACACGGTGTCGGTCCGCGCCGTACGCGCCGCCCTCGACCGTGGTGTCAACGTCGTCGACACTGCGCCGGTCTACGGATTCGGTCACAGCGAGGAGGTGGTCGGCGAAGCCATTCGCGGCCGTCGCGACGACGTCATCATCGCCACCAAGTGCGGGCTGTGGTGGGGCGACGACGAGGGCAGCTACCGCTTCACGTGGGACGGGCACGCCGTCAGGCGCAACCTCAGTCCGCGGACCATCCGGATCGAGGTGGAGGAGAGCCTGAGGCGGCTCGGCACCGACCGCATCGACATCTACTACACCCACAACCCGGCGATGCCGCCGTTCCTGACGCCGATCGAGGACACGATCGCGACGCTCGTCGAGCTGCGCGACGAGGGGAAGATCCTGACGATCGGTGCGTCGAACTGTCCTCCGGAGGACGTCGAGACCTACCTCGCGCACGACGCGATCGAGATCGTGCAGCGCAGGTACAGCCTCCTCGCCCGCGAGGTGCGCGACGACATCCTGCCGCTGTGCGCGTCGACGGGGCTGTCCCTGCACGCCTACTCACCCCTCGCGAACGGGCTGCTCACGGGCGCGTTCACCCGGTCCGCGCCGCCGGCGCGCGAAGGCTCCCGGCGGGACGACCCGCTGTTCGGCGACCGCTTCGGACCGGCCATGGACCTGGTCGAGGGACTGACCGCCGTCGCCTCGTCCCTGGGCACCACCCCCGGTGCGCTGGCGATCGCCTACCTCCTCGCGTCGTCCGACGCCGTCAACGTCATCTGCGGCATCCGGCGCGAGTCGCATCTGGACGACGTCGTCGCGGGTGTCGAACTCGACATCGACGCGAGCGTCACGGCCGCCCTCGACGAGCTGGCGGAGGACTTCGAGGCCACCGCCCGGGAGACGGCGTGA